A single Tuberibacillus sp. Marseille-P3662 DNA region contains:
- a CDS encoding ubiquinol-cytochrome c reductase iron-sulfur subunit, with product MSNEKHDVTRRQFLNYTLTGVGGFMAAGMLMPMVRFAVDPLLKEDKETKFVQVDMKESDVTETPVKKTLTRDVVDGWHEFEEEKTAYILKGEDGGILALSPICTHLGCTVGWEASGHANHFYCPCHGGTYTKYGVNLPGTPPPAPLHAYEVKVKDDGYIYLGEAKPRGGA from the coding sequence ATGAGCAACGAAAAACATGACGTAACCAGGCGTCAATTTCTCAACTACACATTAACAGGCGTAGGTGGCTTTATGGCAGCCGGCATGTTAATGCCAATGGTAAGGTTTGCGGTAGATCCATTGTTGAAGGAAGATAAGGAAACTAAGTTTGTACAAGTAGATATGAAGGAAAGCGATGTGACCGAAACCCCTGTTAAGAAAACACTTACCCGAGATGTTGTTGATGGCTGGCATGAATTTGAAGAGGAGAAAACGGCTTACATACTTAAAGGTGAAGACGGCGGTATTTTAGCTCTCTCGCCAATTTGTACCCATCTTGGTTGTACCGTGGGTTGGGAAGCTTCTGGACACGCGAATCACTTTTATTGTCCGTGTCATGGCGGCACATATACCAAATATGGTGTCAACTTGCCGGGTACCCCGCCTCCGGCACCGCTTCATGCCTACGAGGTTAAAGTTAAAGATGATGGTTATATTTATTTAGGTGAAGCTAAACCGAGAGGAGGGGCTTAA
- a CDS encoding DUF1405 domain-containing protein has translation MGFYQYFLKQKPLLWLLFVGNVLGTVYGYYWYGSQLSHTPWYFMPFVPDSPTASLFFCLVLLGFLMNKHFPLMEALAVMTLFKYGVWAVGMNITSGLLGQSLTFTHYMLIVSHAWMAIQGLLYMPFYRVKPIHLWVAGLWLVHNEIIDYIFDQMPEYPFLNEYQSVIGYLTFWLSVLTIVLVYFTCGSVKRDG, from the coding sequence ATGGGCTTTTATCAATATTTTTTGAAACAAAAACCTTTGCTATGGCTGCTTTTTGTCGGTAATGTTCTTGGGACAGTTTATGGGTATTATTGGTATGGGAGTCAATTGTCACATACACCTTGGTATTTTATGCCGTTTGTTCCGGATAGTCCGACAGCAAGCTTGTTCTTTTGCTTGGTTCTATTGGGCTTTCTTATGAACAAACATTTTCCGCTAATGGAAGCGTTAGCCGTGATGACCCTATTTAAGTATGGCGTCTGGGCTGTCGGCATGAATATTACATCAGGATTGCTGGGACAATCGTTAACATTCACTCATTATATGCTCATTGTGTCTCATGCGTGGATGGCGATTCAGGGCTTGCTATACATGCCGTTTTATCGGGTTAAACCGATTCATCTATGGGTGGCCGGTTTATGGTTAGTTCACAATGAAATCATTGATTATATATTTGATCAAATGCCCGAGTATCCGTTCCTTAATGAGTATCAGTCCGTTATTGGTTATTTAACTTTCTGGTTAAGTGTATTGACGATTGTTTTAGTTTATTTCACTTGTGGCTCTGTTAAACGTGACGGTTGA
- the qcrB gene encoding menaquinol-cytochrome c reductase cytochrome b subunit, translating to MLNKLYDWVDERLDITPMWRDLADHEVPEHVNPAYHFSAFVYCFGGLTFFTIVIQILSGMFLTMYYVPDVGRAWDSVQYLQNEVAYGQIVRGMHHWGASVTIVMVFLHTLRVFFTGAYKKPRELNWVVGVLLFFVILGLGFTGYLLPWDMKALFATKVGLQIAESIPFIGDWAKLLLQGSDVVGAQTIARFFAIHVFFLPAALLGLMGAHFIMIRKQGISGPL from the coding sequence ATGCTGAACAAACTATATGATTGGGTTGATGAACGGCTTGATATCACTCCCATGTGGCGTGATTTAGCCGATCATGAAGTACCCGAGCACGTTAACCCCGCCTACCATTTCTCCGCCTTTGTCTATTGTTTTGGCGGGTTAACGTTTTTTACCATTGTGATTCAAATTTTATCCGGTATGTTCCTAACAATGTACTATGTGCCTGACGTTGGTCGAGCTTGGGACTCTGTTCAATATTTGCAGAATGAAGTGGCTTATGGACAAATTGTTCGTGGCATGCACCACTGGGGTGCTAGTGTTACGATTGTTATGGTCTTCCTACATACGCTCCGAGTCTTTTTCACCGGTGCTTACAAAAAGCCACGTGAACTAAATTGGGTTGTCGGTGTCTTGCTATTCTTTGTCATTCTTGGCTTAGGTTTTACTGGATACCTTCTCCCTTGGGACATGAAAGCTTTGTTTGCAACGAAGGTAGGATTGCAGATTGCTGAGTCGATACCGTTCATTGGCGATTGGGCGAAATTATTATTACAAGGAAGCGATGTTGTCGGTGCTCAGACAATCGCGCGTTTTTTTGCTATTCACGTGTTCTTCCTTCCTGCAGCTTTACTAGGTTTAATGGGAGCACACTTCATTATGATTCGGAAACAAGGGATCTCTGGACCACTTTAG
- the mgsA gene encoding methylglyoxal synthase, translating to MKIALIAHDKKKDDLVQFSLAYQPILKDHELFATGTTGSRVMEATGLDIYRFQSGPLGGDQQVGARIAQNDMDLIIFFRDPLTAQPHEPDINALIRLADVYSIPLATNMATAEILMHALERGELHWREVIRSRQQQD from the coding sequence ATGAAAATTGCTTTAATTGCTCATGACAAAAAGAAAGACGACCTTGTCCAGTTTTCCCTAGCTTATCAACCGATATTAAAGGATCATGAACTGTTTGCTACGGGGACAACCGGAAGTCGTGTCATGGAAGCGACAGGTCTTGATATTTACCGTTTTCAATCAGGGCCATTAGGTGGCGATCAGCAAGTCGGGGCCCGGATTGCCCAAAATGATATGGACTTAATTATTTTCTTTCGTGATCCACTAACGGCACAACCTCATGAGCCGGATATTAATGCTTTGATTCGTTTAGCTGATGTGTATAGTATCCCGCTCGCAACCAATATGGCAACCGCTGAAATTTTGATGCATGCCCTTGAACGCGGTGAGCTGCATTGGCGTGAGGTCATTCGTTCTAGGCAGCAACAAGATTAG
- the panB gene encoding 3-methyl-2-oxobutanoate hydroxymethyltransferase, with translation MTSIGTFRTMKQQNESIAMITAYDYPSAKLVESADVDMILVGDSVGMVAMGYDSTVPVTLDDMVLHTKAVKRGAKHVFTVTDLPFMTYHGLISETLTNARRLMQDGGCDAIKMEGAGPICDHIRTLTRAGVPIVAHLGLTPQSAGVLGGYKVQGKGLKDAKQLINDAKSVEDAGAFALVLECVPQQLAQKITTHLTIPVIGIGAGAGTDGQVLVYHDVIGYGVEHVPKFVKQYAQVGETIQQAILDYIQDVKNDAFPSDDHSFNMQEDTLKALNKSRDQS, from the coding sequence ATGACATCCATTGGAACGTTTCGGACCATGAAGCAACAGAATGAATCGATTGCTATGATTACTGCATACGATTATCCGTCGGCTAAGCTCGTCGAAAGTGCTGATGTCGATATGATATTGGTCGGGGATTCCGTCGGTATGGTGGCTATGGGATATGATTCAACGGTACCGGTGACGTTGGATGATATGGTGCTACATACAAAAGCTGTTAAACGCGGTGCCAAACATGTTTTTACCGTCACGGATCTTCCATTTATGACTTATCATGGATTGATTTCTGAAACATTGACAAATGCTAGGCGATTAATGCAAGACGGCGGATGTGATGCTATCAAAATGGAAGGGGCAGGTCCTATCTGTGACCACATTCGAACTTTAACACGAGCTGGTGTACCCATTGTTGCTCATTTAGGACTTACACCCCAATCCGCCGGTGTACTGGGAGGATATAAGGTACAAGGCAAAGGTTTGAAAGATGCCAAGCAATTAATCAATGATGCCAAATCCGTTGAAGACGCTGGCGCATTTGCTTTGGTCTTGGAGTGTGTTCCACAACAACTTGCACAGAAAATCACAACACACTTAACAATCCCCGTTATCGGTATTGGAGCTGGTGCCGGAACTGATGGCCAAGTGCTTGTCTATCATGATGTTATTGGCTATGGAGTGGAGCACGTTCCAAAGTTTGTGAAGCAATATGCTCAAGTGGGTGAAACGATTCAGCAAGCGATTTTGGACTATATTCAAGATGTTAAAAATGACGCCTTTCCTTCCGATGATCATAGCTTCAACATGCAAGAGGATACATTAAAGGCTCTTAATAAAAGCAGGGATCAATCATGA
- the dapB gene encoding 4-hydroxy-tetrahydrodipicolinate reductase: MAQTINIAVAGPRGKMGSEAIHMIQETSHFNLAGVIDHKHEGKMVADLPGLPELERPVYTDIDRCFSNETVDVLIDFTHPDIGKKHIQKAINYNIRPVIGTSGFTSEDVDYFTKEAKAKELGGMIAPNFAVGAVLMMKFSQMAAKYLPDVEIIEKHHDQKKDAPSGTAVKTAEMIHNNREEMTQGHPEEQELIQGARGAEDQGLRIHSVRLPGLVAHQEVIFGGDGQLLTVKHDSFNRKSFMSGVRYAVDTVMNLDTIVYGLDQIMD, translated from the coding sequence ATGGCACAAACCATTAACATTGCCGTGGCTGGTCCAAGAGGAAAAATGGGGTCTGAGGCGATACATATGATTCAAGAAACGTCTCATTTTAACTTAGCTGGTGTCATTGATCACAAGCATGAAGGAAAAATGGTGGCGGATCTGCCGGGGCTGCCCGAATTAGAACGGCCCGTTTATACAGATATTGACCGTTGCTTTTCCAATGAAACGGTAGATGTCTTAATTGATTTTACGCATCCTGATATTGGTAAAAAACATATTCAAAAAGCGATTAATTATAATATTCGTCCCGTAATCGGTACTTCCGGATTCACGAGTGAAGATGTCGATTATTTTACAAAGGAAGCTAAGGCAAAAGAGTTGGGGGGAATGATCGCACCTAACTTCGCTGTCGGTGCTGTCCTTATGATGAAATTTAGTCAAATGGCTGCCAAATATTTACCGGATGTCGAAATTATTGAGAAACACCATGATCAGAAGAAAGATGCTCCATCTGGAACGGCGGTTAAAACTGCTGAAATGATTCATAACAACCGGGAAGAGATGACACAAGGTCATCCCGAAGAACAAGAGCTTATTCAAGGTGCTCGCGGTGCGGAAGATCAAGGTTTAAGAATACATAGTGTCCGTTTACCTGGCTTGGTGGCTCATCAAGAAGTAATCTTTGGCGGAGACGGTCAGTTATTAACGGTCAAACATGATTCGTTTAATCGTAAGTCATTTATGTCGGGTGTTCGTTATGCCGTTGATACTGTCATGAATTTAGACACAATTGTATATGGCCTAGATCAAATAATGGATTGA
- a CDS encoding sporulation protein YpjB → MKGFVYCGMTLLFILLIPATGLAKEPEEAWDKLSDLSDQVFQLTESGHYPAAADALHRFEEQWEDYSELTKMTPDNHERILKSSIGKLEQYLDSLDFDKEEKQEAATEFRLVVNALTDDSTPMWMQFHDDMNSHFERMTKALKADGSSQFQYELNQFMNDYDMLYPSMLIDVDQSSMRKVQQAVQDLATQSDQLSANSQSQSQSLKTLENRVQTAFEMPHSSNKNLHSFQWTALPIGGLIILTLLYVAWRKYQGEKSYSIY, encoded by the coding sequence ATGAAGGGTTTTGTCTATTGTGGCATGACGCTCTTGTTCATTCTGCTTATACCGGCCACCGGTTTGGCTAAGGAGCCTGAAGAAGCTTGGGACAAACTGTCTGATCTTTCTGACCAGGTCTTTCAACTTACGGAAAGTGGTCATTATCCTGCCGCTGCTGATGCGTTACATCGCTTCGAGGAACAGTGGGAGGATTATAGTGAATTGACAAAAATGACACCGGACAATCATGAACGTATTCTCAAATCGAGTATTGGTAAGTTGGAGCAATACCTGGACTCTTTGGACTTTGATAAGGAAGAAAAACAAGAGGCAGCTACGGAGTTTCGGCTGGTCGTTAACGCTCTGACAGATGATTCAACACCTATGTGGATGCAGTTTCATGATGATATGAACAGTCATTTTGAGCGAATGACAAAAGCTTTGAAGGCGGATGGTAGCAGTCAGTTTCAATATGAATTAAATCAATTTATGAATGATTATGACATGCTATATCCTTCCATGTTGATTGATGTCGATCAATCATCGATGAGAAAGGTTCAACAAGCAGTTCAAGATTTGGCTACTCAAAGCGATCAACTAAGTGCAAACAGCCAATCACAATCACAATCGCTGAAAACTTTGGAAAACCGTGTTCAGACGGCTTTTGAAATGCCTCATTCGTCAAATAAAAACTTGCATTCTTTTCAATGGACAGCGCTTCCAATCGGCGGACTTATCATTTTAACATTATTGTACGTTGCTTGGCGTAAATATCAAGGAGAGAAGTCTTACTCGATTTATTAG
- a CDS encoding nucleotide pyrophosphohydrolase has translation MSEKQTIELMQKQVDDYISQFKEGYFSPLALTARLTEELGELAREINHYHGEKPKKSTEAANTVEEELGDLLFVVICMANSLNIDLSEALQRVLDKFNTRDQDRWTKIDTEGDR, from the coding sequence ATGTCAGAAAAACAAACGATAGAATTGATGCAAAAACAAGTTGACGACTATATTAGTCAGTTTAAAGAAGGTTACTTTTCACCACTCGCCTTAACGGCCCGGCTAACGGAAGAGTTGGGTGAGCTTGCGCGGGAAATCAATCACTATCATGGTGAGAAGCCGAAGAAATCAACGGAAGCAGCGAATACGGTGGAAGAAGAATTGGGTGATTTATTATTCGTTGTGATTTGTATGGCTAATTCATTAAATATTGATTTAAGTGAAGCCTTACAGCGTGTGTTGGACAAGTTCAATACACGTGATCAAGATCGCTGGACAAAAATTGATACAGAGGGGGATAGATAA
- the bshA gene encoding N-acetyl-alpha-D-glucosaminyl L-malate synthase BshA, which translates to MTLKIGITCYPTVGGSGVVATELGKKLAEKGHEVHFITSSLPFRLEKAPRNIYFHEVEVNQYAVFRYPPYDLTLASKMAEVAKREGLDLLHVHYAVPHAVCAYLAKQMVGDSLKIVTTLHGTDITVLGYDPSLSHMIRFGIDYSDAVTAVSNDLIRQTQELLGTSKPIIPVYNFVDEATYHELDSGDLKADLGIQADEKVIVHISNFRRVKRVPDVVEAFANIRKSVKAKLLLIGDGPELTVSTSLAEQLGIRDDIIVLGKQENVSDILSISDLAMLLSAKESFGLILLEAASCGVPAIGTAVGGIPEVIENDASGFIVDVGDTEAAATKAVQLLTDSTLHESMARHAVELARTRFHSDKIVEQYEAVYHQVLEGQEV; encoded by the coding sequence ATGACACTTAAAATTGGTATTACTTGTTATCCAACGGTAGGCGGTTCCGGGGTCGTTGCTACCGAGTTAGGAAAGAAGTTGGCAGAGAAAGGTCATGAAGTTCATTTCATTACATCCAGCCTCCCCTTTAGACTGGAAAAAGCCCCTAGAAACATTTACTTTCATGAGGTGGAAGTCAACCAATATGCTGTTTTCCGTTATCCACCTTATGATTTAACGCTCGCCAGTAAGATGGCTGAAGTAGCTAAAAGGGAAGGTCTAGATTTATTGCACGTTCATTATGCTGTTCCACACGCGGTCTGTGCTTATCTTGCCAAACAAATGGTTGGCGATTCGCTCAAAATTGTAACAACCCTTCATGGGACTGATATAACGGTTTTAGGCTATGATCCCTCATTAAGCCATATGATTCGTTTCGGTATTGACTACTCGGATGCGGTGACGGCTGTATCTAATGACTTGATTAGGCAAACACAGGAACTGTTAGGAACGTCAAAACCGATTATACCTGTATACAATTTTGTTGATGAGGCGACTTACCATGAACTTGATTCCGGTGATTTAAAAGCAGATTTGGGCATTCAAGCAGATGAGAAGGTGATTGTTCACATTTCGAACTTCCGAAGAGTGAAACGTGTACCTGATGTTGTGGAGGCATTCGCAAACATTCGTAAGTCAGTTAAAGCGAAGTTACTTCTAATTGGGGATGGACCTGAATTAACGGTTTCAACGTCCTTAGCTGAACAGCTTGGTATTCGCGATGACATTATTGTTTTAGGGAAACAGGAAAATGTCTCTGATATCTTATCAATCAGCGACTTAGCCATGCTGCTATCAGCTAAGGAAAGCTTTGGGTTGATCTTGCTTGAAGCGGCTTCATGCGGAGTGCCAGCCATAGGGACAGCGGTGGGCGGCATTCCTGAAGTGATTGAAAATGATGCCAGCGGATTTATCGTTGATGTGGGAGATACGGAAGCCGCCGCCACAAAGGCTGTGCAATTATTGACGGATTCAACACTTCATGAATCTATGGCCCGTCACGCGGTTGAACTTGCGAGAACGCGGTTTCATTCAGACAAGATTGTAGAACAATACGAAGCTGTGTATCATCAAGTGTTAGAGGGTCAGGAGGTCTAA
- a CDS encoding YitT family protein, whose protein sequence is MRIPIKTKNVVFILLGSLIFGFGLVNFNMQNNLGEGGLTGITLILYNLFAIDPGISNIILNLPLFIIGWRLLGRSMFIYTIIGTTALSISIWIFQYLITFNFPLQEDMTLVALFAGVSIGSGLGIIFRYGGTTGGTDIIARLCNKYFGMQMGKTMFVIDAVVIISSLIYLDIKQAMYTLVAVFVAAQVIDFIQKGAYAANSVMIISNHNEVIAQKIIKELDRSATLLSARGGYTGHNRDVLYCVVSRNEIFRLKNVITSVDPHAFVAVEDIHDVLGEGFTLDENKRPLFDE, encoded by the coding sequence ATGCGCATACCTATCAAAACAAAAAATGTTGTCTTTATACTATTGGGATCATTGATTTTTGGCTTTGGTCTTGTCAATTTTAATATGCAAAATAATTTAGGTGAAGGCGGGCTCACCGGGATTACCCTGATTTTATACAACCTATTCGCGATTGATCCCGGTATCAGCAATATTATTTTAAATCTTCCCTTGTTTATCATTGGTTGGCGCCTGTTGGGTCGATCGATGTTTATCTATACCATTATTGGTACAACTGCTTTATCCATTTCAATTTGGATTTTCCAATATTTAATCACATTTAATTTTCCTCTCCAAGAAGATATGACGCTTGTCGCGCTATTCGCCGGTGTTTCTATCGGAAGTGGTCTCGGTATTATTTTCCGTTATGGCGGAACAACAGGTGGTACGGATATCATTGCACGTCTCTGTAATAAATATTTTGGTATGCAAATGGGCAAAACCATGTTCGTTATTGATGCTGTTGTTATCATATCGTCTTTAATTTATCTTGACATCAAACAAGCAATGTACACGCTTGTCGCGGTTTTTGTTGCAGCACAAGTGATTGATTTTATTCAAAAAGGAGCTTATGCAGCCAATTCTGTCATGATCATATCCAATCATAACGAAGTGATTGCCCAAAAAATTATTAAAGAACTCGACCGCAGCGCAACCCTGCTTTCTGCACGCGGCGGCTATACAGGTCATAACCGCGATGTATTATATTGTGTCGTCAGCCGTAATGAGATTTTTCGATTGAAAAATGTCATTACAAGCGTAGATCCTCATGCATTTGTCGCCGTGGAAGATATCCATGATGTCTTAGGTGAAGGATTTACGCTTGATGAAAATAAGCGGCCGCTCTTCGACGAATAA
- a CDS encoding CCA tRNA nucleotidyltransferase, which produces MSQRFEQAAPVLHILNEAGYAAYFVGGSVRDFYLGRDIADVDIATSATPHQVMDLFDKTFPIGIEHGTVLVRFQHNDYEITTFRSEADYDDFRHPSTVRFETSIESDLQRRDFTMNAMALDKHQELLDPYGGRVDLSKYLLRTVGRANDRFQEDPLRILRGTRFSAQLGVSPTEVTTSAMQNQAHLLEKIAIERIHTEFTKLLAGRYLKHGINLLIQTNLHHYLPYMARRSDELLKLGQDHLWQLDTNDQRWAACLYRLDLGDDLAFFLKRWRFSKKSSGHIQVLVNGLKTFRREHLTPWLIYRTGIQASRQISAIIDLLNSGEGTYVQRVEAMIEQLPIHSRAELFVDGHDLVCWIEQKPGPWIAEALERIEKAVTSHQVLNQSDAIRRWVETCLKPEMKF; this is translated from the coding sequence ATGTCCCAACGATTTGAACAAGCTGCACCTGTTTTACACATATTAAACGAGGCGGGTTATGCCGCCTATTTTGTCGGGGGTTCGGTCAGGGATTTCTATTTAGGTCGGGATATTGCGGATGTCGATATTGCAACATCGGCAACGCCACATCAAGTTATGGACTTGTTTGACAAAACGTTTCCCATCGGTATTGAACATGGCACTGTTTTGGTTCGCTTTCAACATAACGATTATGAGATTACCACATTTCGATCAGAAGCGGATTACGATGATTTTAGGCATCCATCAACGGTCCGCTTTGAAACGTCTATTGAGAGCGATTTACAACGCCGCGATTTTACCATGAATGCAATGGCACTTGATAAGCATCAAGAATTATTGGACCCTTATGGAGGTCGTGTTGACTTAAGCAAGTATCTGTTACGGACAGTAGGTCGAGCGAATGACCGTTTTCAAGAGGACCCGCTTCGCATTTTACGCGGGACGAGGTTCTCTGCCCAATTAGGCGTTTCTCCAACTGAAGTGACAACATCAGCGATGCAAAATCAGGCGCATCTTTTAGAAAAAATTGCGATTGAAAGAATCCATACTGAATTCACAAAGCTGCTTGCGGGCCGCTATTTAAAACATGGGATTAATTTGTTGATTCAAACGAACTTGCATCATTATTTACCCTATATGGCCCGGCGATCCGATGAATTATTGAAATTGGGGCAAGACCATCTTTGGCAATTGGATACGAATGATCAACGCTGGGCGGCTTGCCTATATCGGCTGGATTTAGGCGATGATCTGGCCTTTTTTTTAAAACGATGGCGATTTTCCAAAAAAAGTTCTGGGCATATTCAAGTCTTAGTGAATGGACTTAAAACCTTCAGAAGGGAACACTTAACGCCATGGTTGATCTATCGGACAGGTATTCAAGCCTCGCGCCAAATTAGTGCCATAATAGATCTTTTAAATTCGGGAGAGGGAACATATGTACAGAGGGTTGAAGCAATGATTGAACAACTTCCTATTCATTCCAGAGCAGAATTGTTTGTCGATGGGCATGATTTGGTATGTTGGATTGAGCAGAAGCCGGGTCCATGGATTGCGGAAGCTCTAGAGCGGATTGAAAAAGCTGTCACCTCGCATCAGGTTTTAAATCAAAGTGATGCCATCAGAAGGTGGGTGGAAACGTGTCTGAAACCAGAAATGAAATTTTGA
- a CDS encoding biotin--[acetyl-CoA-carboxylase] ligase — translation MSETRNEILKQLIIHKGEYVSGQMLSDAIGCSRTAVWKQVKELIHGGYEIESVNRKGYRLLSSSGQLTVTEIQTGLNTQTLGTRIHLYDQLPSTQKKAHYFAEEGAEEGTIVIAEEQTQGRGRLGRAWHSPKGTGIWMSTMLRPDIKPRQAPQLTLLTAVALVKAIKKAVGIECQIKWPNDILYKGKKLVGILTELQTETDSIRAVLVGTGLNVNQSKEDIPENLHDVATSLKIIKGEEVDRIRLIQCILEAFESLYLTYLQEGFNIIRLMWESYALTIGQSLTAQATNGETVTGIAQGIDEAGLLLLKDEQGTQYKVLSANIRSV, via the coding sequence GTGTCTGAAACCAGAAATGAAATTTTGAAGCAACTTATCATCCATAAAGGTGAATATGTTTCCGGACAAATGCTTAGCGATGCCATTGGTTGTTCCCGAACAGCCGTCTGGAAACAGGTTAAAGAGCTTATTCATGGCGGTTATGAGATTGAATCCGTTAATAGAAAGGGTTATCGTTTATTAAGTTCAAGCGGTCAACTAACGGTTACTGAAATTCAAACAGGCTTGAATACACAAACATTGGGGACGCGTATACATTTATATGATCAATTGCCGTCAACGCAAAAAAAAGCCCATTATTTCGCGGAGGAAGGAGCAGAAGAAGGGACAATTGTAATTGCTGAAGAGCAAACACAAGGACGGGGCCGTTTAGGCCGTGCCTGGCATTCTCCAAAAGGAACAGGTATATGGATGAGTACGATGCTCCGACCTGATATTAAACCGCGCCAAGCCCCGCAGTTGACACTATTAACGGCTGTAGCTCTTGTCAAAGCAATAAAAAAGGCTGTAGGCATTGAATGTCAAATTAAATGGCCGAATGATATTTTATATAAGGGCAAAAAGCTTGTCGGCATTTTAACAGAGTTACAGACGGAAACGGATTCAATCAGGGCTGTGTTGGTTGGGACCGGACTGAATGTCAATCAATCAAAGGAAGACATACCAGAGAATCTCCATGACGTGGCGACTTCGCTTAAGATCATCAAGGGTGAAGAGGTGGATCGGATACGTCTGATACAGTGTATTTTAGAAGCTTTTGAATCGCTATATCTGACTTACTTACAAGAAGGGTTTAACATCATTAGATTGATGTGGGAAAGCTATGCTTTAACAATCGGTCAATCCTTGACAGCACAAGCGACTAACGGTGAAACGGTGACAGGCATCGCCCAAGGCATTGATGAAGCAGGGCTATTACTTCTTAAGGATGAACAGGGAACGCAATATAAGGTTTTGTCCGCTAATATTCGTTCGGTTTAA
- a CDS encoding menaquinol-cytochrome c reductase cytochrome b/c subunit: MHRGKGMKFVGDSRVPQKKGFIPPKDYSEYPHKTEAFLPNFLLKEWMVGAVFLVGFLVMTIAEEPPLEKEADPTASGYIPLPDWYFLFLYQLLKYPYASGDYKVIGTILIPGLAFGALLLAPWLDRGFDRRPLKRPVATLAMLLAIVGVYYLTWESGVTHNWKQAAQQGKIVEKVNIDKSSAGYKLFKENNCVSCHGGNMQGDGPGPSLVGKNLKPDHVADVAKNGVPPNMPAGVFKGTDKELKQLAEFVSKVSKK; this comes from the coding sequence ATGCATCGCGGTAAAGGTATGAAGTTTGTCGGTGATTCACGTGTTCCTCAAAAGAAGGGGTTCATACCTCCAAAGGATTATTCAGAATATCCGCATAAAACTGAAGCATTTTTGCCTAACTTTTTATTAAAAGAATGGATGGTTGGTGCTGTATTTCTTGTCGGATTTCTAGTTATGACGATAGCGGAAGAACCGCCGTTGGAAAAAGAGGCAGATCCGACAGCTTCCGGTTACATACCGCTGCCTGACTGGTATTTTCTATTTCTTTATCAGTTATTGAAATATCCATATGCTTCCGGTGATTATAAAGTGATTGGAACGATTCTCATCCCTGGTTTGGCTTTTGGGGCCTTATTACTTGCACCTTGGCTCGACCGTGGCTTTGATCGCCGTCCATTAAAACGACCGGTTGCGACGTTGGCAATGTTATTGGCAATTGTAGGCGTCTACTATTTAACTTGGGAATCCGGTGTTACTCATAACTGGAAACAGGCAGCTCAACAAGGAAAAATTGTTGAGAAAGTAAACATTGATAAAAGCTCAGCAGGATATAAGCTTTTCAAGGAAAATAATTGTGTCAGTTGTCACGGCGGTAATATGCAAGGTGATGGTCCCGGACCATCGCTTGTTGGAAAGAACTTAAAGCCTGATCACGTAGCGGATGTCGCGAAAAACGGGGTCCCGCCAAATATGCCTGCTGGTGTATTTAAAGGGACAGATAAAGAATTGAAACAACTTGCTGAATTTGTATCAAAAGTAAGTAAGAAATAA